The following DNA comes from Alosa alosa isolate M-15738 ecotype Scorff River chromosome 13, AALO_Geno_1.1, whole genome shotgun sequence.
ATTTTAGGAATGGGTGGAGAGTAGCAGAGCGTATCAGGAGGCATCTCCGTGTTCAGTGTAACAGATGGCACCAGCTGTAGAGGGCAGGCAATTTTGCGACCAGACATGTTCGCTTTGACTCAATCGAAACTAATTTTACAAATTTAACATCAAAGTCGAGTCCTACAAAAGGAAGCCGGTGACTGTTATTTCTGTTCGGTTCACAGCGGCCTCCTTTGTAGCCAGAAGTGGTGGCAGAAAATGGCTGCTTCACTACAGGTGGAGCAAGAACCTTCAATcatcatgtttttttcattttgggaacatatatatatatatagctaaaGGATGAAGATAAAGACTGATATGCAGCTTTCATTGTTGCTTGGAAATGCCCACTCATGGACATGGGCATATTTTTCGTAACATACTTCTTTTCCATAAAAACCTTAATGATTTCCTGACAATGAGACATTATTTTCTAGAAAGAAATACGTATTTCATTTAAGTGAGACACTTGTGTTTCCAGTGGCTTTGTGAGTGGTCAAGGGTTTGTTTTTTCTCACTCCCTACTTCAGTGAGATAAACTAGAGAACCTCCtttaaatacacaaaacacCCACCCTCTCATCTTCACCTATAGAGTGGTGGTTTGAGGGGCCTGAAGTGCAGTCATCTCTAAGTTTTCAATGGGCTCTGAAAGCAAGCCACAACATGACCAGAAACTTTCACCCGCCATTTATACCAGTCATTCTCACTGCATACATTCTTACTGCCTGGGTTTATTTCTTTTGATTTCTTGCAGTTCgtccctcattctctccctctgcacacacacacacacacaccgtcttcAAGGTCCACTTTCCACTTACAGTTTGAAATGGAAAGGCAGTGGCTTTGACAAATGTGGCCTCTCTCACATCTCCTGCCTTATTGCCTCCTGCTAACCTGTGTAACCTTTCGATTTCCCATTTGTCAAAAAGCAAACAAGCGTCCACACAGATATTCTGTTATGAATTCCCGACGTCCATTATGGTGAGTTACAACTGCAATAAGACACTGCCAAGCCTGGCAATGCTGTGCCTTGTGCCAATAACATCAGACCCTGGGATGTACCCTAACAAGGATATGGAGAACATGGCAATGCATCTGAATGAGGATATGTGTCCTGTACTGTAGGTTTTACTTGTTGGCCTGTATGGAATCAATGTAAAGTCATGTCCTGTGATGTGTGTAGAACCCAAGGCATTCTGTTAGAGGAAATCTGAAGTCTCTACTGTACACGATATTGAGACTTCAATATCAATATGGCTGATTGTATTTATTGTTAAACACAGAGGAAATGCACTGAAGTCTCTGTAAACTAAGATCATTGTTTTGGAATCAATTCATGAGGTTAGAACCCAAGGCATTCTGTTAGAGGTGTGACATCCTATATTGGGAGACTTCAAATACAGTCCCTTGTATATCAATATGAATagaaaaaaatgggtagctAAACAAGACACTATGCACTGTGGGTGCAGTGGTTGTATGCCTAACTGTGAATCAAGGGGTGTAAACTAGATCCATTTGAGgttatgtgtgagagtgaataAAAATGGGTAGGCATATACTGCAAGCATAATTCCCCTGGGTCTGAGCCTGTGCTCTGGAGTGAACTGAATGAGGTGAGAGCTCGTCTGTCTTTTTTAcatctcccctcttcctcctgccgTTGAGGTAATCACCTTTATTCACCTGGAACAGCTCCCTGACTCCTCGTTCGGTTGGGCATTATCACGGTTCTGATTAAGGACCCCGGAACTCATAAAAGACCGTGAGGCTATTCAACCAGAACAAACGGCAAACGGCCTGAGCTTCACAACACGATTCAAGAACACAGACTAAAATAGCATGGCAGATAATGATCATCCGTGTGGTGCTGTACGTGACGCCTGTAGGTTGGAGCTGTTTCACTGCGGTTacttagtgtgagtgtgtatagcctatgtctgtgtgtgtctagtgaATTAATATCCGGACAAAGTAAAGTAAAGGGAGTCTTTGTAAATTCAGATATGAGTGTGGTTTTGTATTGTGAGGAAGAcactgagagagtgtgagacacTGCCCTGCTGATCCTCATAAACTTCTCTGACCAGCTATTTACTGAATGGATGTGGTTCCGATTGATCAGAGGTGCGGCGCGGATCAATACCAGATCGGTTCCGGCATAACGTTGCTGCTAGCtgagtttatttattttgtttaccgTAATTGTTTCTCTGAGTGCTTTAACATTttcaattttcatttttttgtagcCTAAACTCTGTTCTAATAAATTATCTGTATGAGTGAGGCAGACACACGAGTGCTCTAGTCGAGGCCACTCCTACAAAGGCAAGTATAATTGCACCACCATCTTTATGTAAACTGTCCTGCTGTGCTCTCCTCTGAAGTACTCTGTGAAGCACAATCACAGAAGCTGTCTGCATGTTGACACATTTTGCATGtttctgtgtatatatatatatatatatattattcctaaatattatttatattatttctgGTAGTTGTATATCTAGCATGATCAGTTGTAATAGATAACATTACCTTCAAGAATAAATGTGAAAATTCTCCACAGGAAATCATTAGCATACACCACCTAGTTTAACAATCAACTTCCATGTTAATGATTGAAACTGCCCtaacaaataaatattttgaCTAAAGATATTTGGGCATCTCTGCTATATACTTCTACAATGTCTGAAATTCAATCTCATTATTGGTTAGGCTACTTGAAGGTAATGTTGCAAACAGCCTCTTTCAAGCTCCCTCGTAATATTTCTGCATGACTTTGGGATGTTCCAAGACTATCTGTGCTGCTTTGGATTTTTCTATCATGAAATTTCTGCATGACTATGAGATGTTCCAAGACTATCCGTGCTGCTTTGGATTTTTCTATCATGAAATTGTGTGCCTAAATGTGGACTAAATGCTTGACTGTGACTGTGAAGTAAAGGTGGTGTCTGTCCCTGTTAGGGCTCCTTCCGTGGTCTGTCCTCCTCCCCCCAGCGACCTGCTGCGTCCCGTAGTCGCCGTGGGGATGAGAATGCGGTGGTGCACTTCTTCAGAACCATCGTGAGTAGCGTAGAAGATTTCTCACCCCGACCCCACCCCATAGACCCCCTGATACCCACCCACACCCGTACACTTGTGCCAGGCCATACCCCTTACCATTACAGGGAGATGTAGTAGTAAAATAACTACACTACCTCACTTCATTGAAGCTGCAGTCTGACAAAGGTTCAGAACACAAAGGAAAAATATCTGAAGGAATACTTCTCATTGCCTCCAAATTTATGTATATAAAACAGAACTCATCAATTGCCATAGACTTGTAGAAATGGGTCCCTGTTTCATGAAAGGCCAATGAAATTCGATATAAAACAGCCAGCTTCATGAAGCAGATTCTGGAAGGTAACCAGTTTAAACTGGTGACATGTCTGTCCTTGACgttcaagtaggcctacacacttgacttgaaaagagtcagagtctccccacacacccactccaATAACACTTATCTGCGTCACACCACAGTTGACTAACACAAAATCCCATGAGAGAGCAGAGACAGACAACAGTTGGCATGTTAACTGTTACACCGACACCTCCTCCACAGCCATGATGAGCCAAACTGCACGTCTACTCACACAGATCACCTCATGATTTATatattgtgctgtgctgtctggTATTCTCACCAAACAATGCTCACTGCTATCTCTGCAGGTGTCTCCTGCCCCACCCAAGTCTAGGGTAAGTCTCTGCCATTCATGGGTTGACTCACAGCATCCTCACTACCACAGCCTGTATTGGAGGGAGCTGTAGGTGTCCTGTCCTGACCTCTCGCAACCTCTTAGCTTTGTCCTGAAACTGTACTGTAGCTTTGTCATTTTTCTCTTCTCCCTTGTTCTTGATGAAGTATTTTAACTTGCTAAGTAAACTCACACAAGCTGGTGCCCACTTGTGTGATTTGCTGCTCTCTTgcccctctctgttctctctctctctcgctgttctctctctctctgttctctctatgTCTATGTTGTTTTCTATATCTTTCCAACCCCTCTTGCCTTATTATCCAACCtcatctttctccccctccccccttgtCCAGTGGAGAGGACTCTCCGCAAAGTTAGGCCTGGTAGGTGGTCCGAAACAGTGATCAGCACCAATAAGCCAACCAAACTAAGGCCTGGAAAATAAGCTTGCTGCCACACCATGTTAATGATATTTATGGAAGCGTCTTGTCTTGAGCGTCACATCATGCCGAATAACATGCAAAACCATCTCTGTGCTGTGGTTCGTCTGCGCTGTAGTCCATGTCTTTCATGTGGCTTCTACTCGTTGCTTCCCTCTCTTGTGGTTCACTGTCTCTCACTGTTCATCTCTCTGTTCCTTTCCGCCCTGTTGATTTCCTGAGTTTGCTTCTTCCTTTTagctgggtgttttttttttttttttttgtgtttgtgttttggggTTTTCAATTATTGAACAGACAGTGCAAACTGAAGGGGTGAGCTGTAGGAGGTAAGGCACTTTTAGAAAGATATGATCCAATCTCTCAGAGGCATAACTgttcttcctttttttcccccttcaacCCATCTTCGAAATCGCCTTGATGCATTTTTCATTCTAGTTTAGAGGTGCTGGTATATATTCTTTTTGAAATTATGGGTGAAGAAGGCATTGCGATCCACTCAAGACACTTTAGATTCATGTTCAATAAATCGCCTGCTCTTTTCTAGCAAAGCCTCTACCACACAAAtagcttttttatttttcttagatcacaaacacacatacagtgcatacCAACACTAAGTCCACATGACTTTTAGTTTAGTTTCCCAACATTTGCTTTTTGCAGATTTGCCTCCAGTTCTGTTTATCAAATTATTTCATGGCCATTTGGCTGATACTCCAGAAAAGTTAGCACAGGGAACAGAGAAGGAATGCATTTTATTGTCCTAGCGTTTTTCTTAGATCCTCcaatgacagtaggctacaaaggGCCCAGTTAGACTAGTGTTTGCCCCAGGCTTTGCTTATCTCTGGTCTGGTCTCTCTCCATCAACACAGGCTGACCAGAAGAAAGGTCGTGCTGGGGACGGCCAGGGGACCCTGACCAAGATCTTCAAAATGGTAAATGAGTGTGGCTCAATCCTGTAATTCCAGTTTGGTTTCGGTTTCCAATTAAATTCAGTTAAATTTGATTGAGTTCAATTGGACACATTTCCATTCATGTCAAATTgagatttaattttttttgtcaattcacttttaattgggCTCAATTCTTGTCAAttattgcaattttctgtgttttGGGACAAAAACGGCAACACTCACAATCCATCCACTAGATTATTCATAGTCCTTTGCTTCTTCTTTCCGCTTTCCAACACTATATGATGACCAAGGTCATCACCAGCACCCCTGAGTGAGTTGCACATGACAAGTTGTATTCTGACATTGAATCACTTCCTCCCTGAAGATTCTTCTTTGTAACTGAATTATCCAAGACTGAATAGATTTATATCGTCTAGAATGGAAAGTTTATAAATTGATCATCATTCTTcaatcagagagaaagagagagagaaaaagagagtcaaggagatagagagagtgaaagaacgAGAGATGGGGTCAGTCTAGAAAACGAGAAGAGCAGAGAATAGAAAAGGGTCCAAGAGGTCCATGAAGCCAAATGAAGCGTTGGCTTCAGAATATAGAGTCTATTGACGTCAGCGGGGTGGCAGCAGCTTTTCTTATGTGCCAGCTATTTCCAACAGCCTGTAATGCTGGTTCAGAAAAGAACCCCACAGCTTTAATGATATCCATTCACAGAGCTTTGCTAACTACGTGATGCTACTGATAGTCAACCCAGGAGGTGAGCTTCCCGGTGCTTGGCTGCATGCAAGCCCCGGTCACATCGCATGCTTTTAGCCGGGATAAAAAAAAGCGCTGCATTAGCAGGACATGACCTTGCTATGGcatcatgaatgaatgaatacgtgtttgtgtgtgaaggcTTGAGGTAGGTATAAAAtacacccagcacacacacacacacacacacacacacacacacacacacacacacacacacacacacacacacacaacagtaatTTTAGTTAATAACAGGTATACAGAACAGAGGTAAATGCCAAAAAAACACAGATGTGGAGGAGGTGACAGATTAAAGTCCCCACATTGCCAAACCAACACACACTGGCATCCAAAATTCAGTGAGGAGTCTAATGTTCCTTCCCTGCCACAGATCAGCAGACTTTCTGTCCTGTTTGTTTTGATGGCAGACTTCCCAAAAAATGTtcccccttttctcttttcttgggATACAAAAAGCAATAAAGCTTGGCCAGATTCAGTTATCCATGTAGCAGACATTTCTCCAAGCCATGGATGGTGCACAACAAGTGACTTTGTGCACCTTTGTtgtttctctttcctctttcattctatataccccccccccccacacacatatattgtgTGTCTTTAGAGTTTCATAATCATAGTTTCTGATTCTCTCAAATTTCTCCATCCCTATCTCAGAGTGCAGTGATTGCACCTCCCTCCCTGATTAAGTACTGTTAGGGCTCTGATAACTTCCCATTGCTCTTGCGTCACGCCTGTGTTGCCAAGTGCCCTAATCTCTTGGCCATGCTCCGGTTGTGTTTTGGGATGGGATTTTCATTAGCCAATCAGCCGGGGCTCGTGATACACCCTATTCAATTACGCAGAGTGATAACTACATCATTCAAAACCCTCCGCACACTCTTCGCCTGAATAAAAAACTGACAAAAAAAGTCTAACATAATTATAAATGTCTAATGCAAAGCTGAAGACAACTACACTTGATTTTAGTTTATGTAGACCATGGTGCTTTGGTAAGGcagtcctttaaaaaaaaaaaaaaaaaaaagtatttcacTACACTTAGTACATGTCTGTCATTCTAAACGGAACAGTGCAAAGCTAATCTGCTTTACAGACGGTTTTGATGCCATGTAGCCTTTTGtctctgtttattttgttttccgtCCTCAGTAGCAATGCTGCATTTTCACCCCCCGCCTCTGTTTATTGATTGTGCTTCGGAGCTCAGAGTGCCAACAGGAATAGCTTAAAGCAAAGGCTGCTGTCTCTTATTCCTTTTGTGCGCAGGAGATTTGAAGGGTTTATATAGTATGGATTATCTTAATTCCAATCACTCCTCCCAGAGATTCGTCTCATTTGTATAATCATGTTTTGTTGCCGTCTTCCTCCAAACCCATATTTCCTCTCTCCAAATGTAAGATCTATTCATGGGAAAAAAAGCTTTATGGTGCTTGCTTCCAATGTGAGATAAATTTAGTTTTTCAAAAAAGCAAACTTCAGATGGGGAAACTCAGCAGCCAAGCAGCAAGGATTTTCAAAAGACAAAATTCACCAGGGATCTATATGCAAAAACTGTCCTTCAGCTgcaaacaaaatacacaaattATTTCCAACTGTTTCAGGAGCATACCCCTTAACACAGTCAtaaataattacacacacacacactcgtgcatAATTACACATTTGAATGGACAGAGCTGACAAATCAAACTGCAATACAGCTCCAAatccttgtttgtgtttatctgtCAACAATAAATGTCCCCTTTCTAAAACTCTGCATGCACTGCATGCTTTTATTGTTACCTGAGAGAGCAGTGACAATGTAGAGACCCACTGTGAGAATTAGTCTGACCTGGCAGCCATTTTTGTTggtgtgactttgtgtgtgtgtgtgttgtttgcttCTTCCCTCTTCTGCATTTCAGAGCGGCAGCCGGTCCGCATCGCCAGCCAAGCGCTGAGGTCTCCGACGCCTCCCACTGCGAAAAAAGGAAAGGAAGTTTAAGGAAAAGAggggggaaaggaggagaggggggacagCGCAGAGgaatctccatctctccttccacTCGCCTGGCAACCATCCCCCACCTGGTCCTGCACATCTAATGCACTAACCTCACCCAGATCGTTGATGGCAGGTGGCAACACAATCTGTGCCCCCCCAAACTTTGGCTACCCCCTTCTCTGCAGTCTTCCATTTTGTCGAGTTCCATTTGTTGTCCCAAACAGTCGAGTTGGTCCCACGTTTGCCCAGTCAAGCAACCCAGGTTATTTATCTCTGCCCACAGTTGTTTATCCTCCGTCTGCCTGTCTTAAATCGAATAACACCGTAACAATATCTACCCAGACTGGACTGGGTTGAGGCAGGTTCAAGATAACCGTCTAGCTACAGACCTTCAGTGTGCCTTCGGTCCAGCTCTGGTTGAGTTCTCTATGCCATATGCGTCTCGTCACACCTGTCCTTGTCTTTCTCAAAGGGGCATCTCTGTGAATCTGTATAATCAAGCACAGCTTAGATAATATGATGTTTGAAGCATTAGATAAGCAATTCCAGCTTATGTGAGGCACTCTTTGTTAAGTGTTATTCATTAGTGTTAATGTTCTGTACAGCATGTTGTGCACTATTTCTCAACATCATGTCTTGTGTATGATACTCCTCATGTGTTTCCCATGAAAGCCTTTGACTGGGCATGAATTGTAATGATGTTCTTTGAAGCTATCTAAACAACTATCTAAACTTCCGATGGAATTCTATCTTTGTTGCAGTATGGATTGATAATTTAACAATAAAAGGGTATGGCCATCCTTTCCTAACAATTTTTGTCTGTCTGATTGAATTAAAACAAAGGGTTAATTAAAACACTGAGGCTGTGACCGGTTTGGACTAAGTACTAGACGTTCCTCTTCTGAATTGTACTGTACTGTCTCTccaccccacctcctctccagGATTGGTGGATCTGAATGCAGGAGTGCCAGTGCACAGGATGTTACATCACTGTGTTTATGTGGACACTAGTAGTACTTGTAGATTTGACCTTTCCCTCTTACAATGTCCTATGTCATTTAGATCTTGTCTTCATGTAGTCTCCATTTCAATCTTTGTCTTCAGTCATCTGTTGATACCACAACTAAATGCTGCCCTGCAaaagaaaaataacaataagaaagaaaaaaaatcatgtaaGACTGTTCTTCATTCTCAAATGGACAAAGAATGTAAATAACcatgcacagcacacaacaccacacttgTGAAAATATCCAGCACTGACCGCTAGAAGATGGGTGGAGAGATCCAGAGTGGAGAAGTGGTTCCAGTGACAGGAAGGGAGACTGAATAAAAACTCACGCCAATGCGTGTGTCTTTCCAGGAGTCTAAACTTTAGACTCTATAGAgtaggggtctcaaactcaaatgagctgggggccacttctgccaacgtcatctgattagagggccggctatttctgaaaatgcaaaatgttttttttttttcaaataccacacaaaacacaaaaaacacaaaagtgcaagtgtttttatctctttttagacacctgtgctagcaaccttagcttataaataaaaaataatgataaaataaacattaatacgcattataaaacaaacaaaaagcataaaaacaggtataaaaatattttcctctcataacttatttAAACCTGCATGGCAAACTTTAGGCGCCAGGGTTAAGaaaacaacaccattggattttgacatcaaaatttcaaagggtttgaaagtggtcagagataaagtcctactgtaaatataaaaatctatataaacaaaagtttatgaagggggtaatttgccactggatagCAAGCActtcaaattatgcacctttcagtaaatactggatgttgaactTATTTGAGCAGGTTACTTTCtgttttgtcatattacccatataacaaattaacaggaaaacagtaggcctaaaatgtaaaccaacaatagtaaactattactagcctataaccacaaaccgttattataggcctacaataatgtaccctggtcaaatcagttcctatcgtgggtgactttgtagttcttcagagccctatttttactacccctgctgtctgtaccacgtccattacggacactatcgtcacgattaccactgccacctccagctatgttgaGCAGAGGGTCGacataagcatggtatgctggACACCGTCATATACACGCAAAGActcacctccattcacagacgcaacgtgactatcactgtcaatagtcgatcataatctccaaaaggcagataggctactctccttcagaatcagaataggtgaatagcatagcctacccaagacttcatgACACGTGAaagttttttcaacatttggtgtcggtctatttctgcttcaatttgtgcaaaagtatggcctgcatcgcttccacgtcattacaaacaaatgcacgtcttcgtgtttctcgcgtgtaaaacagcatttcctgaaaactttgtgcagcgaatttgggcttgaaccgaagctctggatgtctagcaactaggagagtacaaatgggatttgtcaccgtcttggatctatcgtctattttaaccagtgttgttgtttgtcgcaattaaaaataccctcaagggccgaatTACATATTATTTTGTAATCTGTTGCCTTGCTTAGTTCTTGTACCTGACATGAAGTCACGTCTGACTGGTCTGGTTTCTTAACTTAATATGAATAGGCTAAAGTTTtacaaaagaacaaaagaaaaaatcttTCTAACATTGTAATTATCTAACATTGATGGTCTCTAGCTCAATTCTTTTCCACATGGAGAATCATCGTCATCCACCTGCTAAATCGGAACTAGGGGGTCCAATTAAATGTAGCCCCCTCTGAATAAGACACGGGTAAAATGCCTCAATAAAAACATTTGATATCCTTTTGCATTCAATCAAAGTAATTTTCTCATCAGGGTAGACTCATACATACAATTAATAAGCACACAACTCAAACGGAttcaaaatatataataattacatcataatatatttatatatcatAAATAATGAAACACATAGTCTGTAGAAAAAAAGGCTACATTTATTCTTAAATATTTTAAGgaaatacaaaatacattcCTGCGACAAACTTTGTACAGTTTAGTTTATGTACACTGTTATAGCAACTAAAATGGGAGAAAAACAACTTCCAGATCAAAGCGACCTGCACAGCAGTTTCAGCATCTATTGGCAAAGGAGGGAAAAAACATTCTCATGGAAATatccaaaacgaaaaaaaacaaaaaaaacataaaatctATCATACActatttacatttaaaaaaggaGGACAATTCCACGCAGTACAAAATGATTGAATGCCAGCTGAGATTCAATAAATGGCAATGTCCACTAGTAACGCTTagcaacaggaagtgagcgCCTGACGTTTCGCACACGCTGTGCTTTGCACGGCAGCTTTGACGGCAATGACCGCCATTTGAATTCATAACTGCAGGATCTGCAGGTAGAGACAACATAGGGGGACCTGACATCCGAACAGCTCAAGGCTGCCCCCGCATCTTTATGGCAAATAAAACTCAGTAActgagagcaaaaaaaaaaaaaagaaaacagaatacAG
Coding sequences within:
- the LOC125305456 gene encoding myelin basic protein-like isoform X3, giving the protein MSSGTSGQAAFGLGRKKKSPGVLDQIGKFFGGDKKKKGKGSFRGLSSSPQRPAASRSRRGDENAVVHFFRTIVSPAPPKSRWRGLSAKLGLSGSRSASPAKR
- the LOC125305456 gene encoding myelin basic protein-like isoform X1, with the translated sequence MSSGTSGQAAFGLGRKKKSPGVLDQIGKFFGGDKKKKGKGSFRGLSSSPQRPAASRSRRGDENAVVHFFRTIVSPAPPKSRWRGLSAKLGLADQKKGRAGDGQGTLTKIFKMSGSRSASPAKR
- the LOC125305456 gene encoding myelin basic protein-like isoform X2; the protein is MSSGTSGQAAFGLGRKKKSPGVLDQIGKFFGGDKKKKGKGSFRGLSSSPQRPAASRSRRGDENAVVHFFRTIVSPAPPKSRADQKKGRAGDGQGTLTKIFKMSGSRSASPAKR